The Streptomyces sp. SS1-1 genome has a segment encoding these proteins:
- a CDS encoding MerR family transcriptional regulator, which produces MTEDEAVDEELLTIGAFAARARLSAKALRLYDRLGLLQPARVDEASGYRYYRADQVARARTVALLRQLDMPLARVAEVVGAPDGATAADRLDAYWARVEARVAGQRTLAEYLRGRLSGRSSEMYGKFVVETVDVPEQVVIGEARHVLADELPVWIGSALGRLEAAGRECGGVTAPPFVVYHAEVSVESDGPAEACVPVGDEAAARAWLARTGRTHTTAVRVEPALRLAFTRITKAQVAHPQILAAFEAVEEWIAGEGLEQAGPCREVYFADWEAAGAGDPVCDVAFPVR; this is translated from the coding sequence GTGACGGAGGATGAGGCCGTGGACGAGGAACTGCTCACCATCGGCGCGTTCGCCGCGCGGGCGCGGCTGTCCGCCAAGGCCCTGCGGCTGTACGACCGGCTGGGACTGCTGCAGCCGGCCCGGGTCGACGAGGCCAGCGGGTACCGCTACTACCGGGCCGATCAGGTCGCCCGGGCCCGGACGGTGGCGCTGCTGCGCCAGCTCGACATGCCGCTCGCGCGGGTCGCGGAGGTGGTCGGCGCCCCGGACGGGGCCACGGCCGCCGACCGGCTCGACGCCTACTGGGCGCGGGTCGAGGCGCGGGTGGCGGGGCAGCGGACGCTCGCCGAGTACCTCCGTGGACGGTTGTCGGGGAGGAGCTCCGAGATGTACGGGAAGTTCGTGGTCGAGACGGTGGACGTGCCCGAGCAGGTGGTGATCGGGGAGGCCCGCCATGTGCTGGCGGACGAGCTGCCGGTGTGGATCGGGTCGGCGCTGGGGCGGCTGGAGGCGGCGGGCCGGGAGTGCGGCGGGGTCACGGCGCCGCCGTTCGTCGTCTACCACGCCGAGGTGTCGGTGGAGAGCGACGGGCCGGCCGAGGCCTGTGTGCCGGTCGGGGACGAGGCGGCGGCCCGTGCCTGGCTCGCGCGGACCGGCCGGACGCACACCACCGCGGTGCGGGTGGAGCCCGCGCTGCGGCTGGCCTTCACCCGGATCACGAAGGCGCAGGTCGCGCATCCGCAGATCCTGGCGGCGTTCGAGGCGGTGGAGGAGTGGATCGCCGGGGAGGGGCTGGAGCAGGCGGGTCCCTGCCGCGAGGTCTACTTCGCGGACTGGGAGGCGGCGGGAGCCGGGGACCCGGTGTGCGACGTGGCCTTCCCGGTGAGGTGA
- a CDS encoding DUF397 domain-containing protein has translation MAIRQGSTDTWTKSSYSTGNGACVEVKSPETAAMAVRDSKVPEGPVLAFPADAWNTFVASVKA, from the coding sequence ATGGCAATTCGTCAGGGTTCCACGGACACGTGGACCAAGTCCTCGTACTCGACAGGGAACGGCGCGTGCGTCGAGGTCAAGTCGCCGGAGACGGCGGCCATGGCCGTACGGGACTCCAAGGTGCCCGAGGGCCCCGTCCTGGCGTTCCCCGCCGACGCGTGGAACACCTTCGTGGCGTCGGTCAAGGCGTGA
- a CDS encoding helix-turn-helix domain-containing protein: MASNVNPTVRRRRLGQELRRLRELKGMTAEEVAERLLVSQSKISRLENGRRSISQRDVRDLCGVYEVEDHRIVDSLMQMAKDSRQQGWWHSFGDIPYSVYIGLETDAASLRVYDPQVVPGLLQTKQYAEALIAGALPETAPTEIEKRVQVRMRRQERISTEENPLRLWTVLDEAALRRVVGNRNLMRDQLEQLVEQSLLPHVTVQVIPFDMGAHPGLNGQYAILEFPDAADSSVVYIEGVTSDLYLEKANDVQKYSVMYEHLRAQALNVEQSRQFIADIAKEYAR; encoded by the coding sequence GTGGCGTCCAATGTCAATCCCACCGTCAGGCGACGCCGGCTGGGCCAGGAGTTGCGCCGGCTCCGTGAGCTCAAGGGCATGACCGCCGAGGAAGTGGCCGAACGGCTGCTGGTCTCGCAGTCGAAGATCAGCCGTCTGGAGAACGGGCGGCGCAGCATCAGCCAGCGCGACGTCCGCGACCTGTGCGGGGTCTACGAGGTGGAGGACCACCGGATCGTCGACTCCCTGATGCAGATGGCCAAGGACTCGCGCCAGCAGGGCTGGTGGCACTCCTTCGGCGACATCCCCTACAGCGTCTACATCGGTCTGGAGACCGACGCCGCCAGTCTGCGCGTGTACGACCCGCAGGTCGTGCCCGGTCTGCTCCAGACGAAGCAGTACGCGGAGGCCCTGATCGCCGGGGCGCTGCCCGAGACCGCGCCGACGGAGATCGAGAAGCGCGTCCAGGTGCGGATGCGCCGACAGGAACGAATCTCCACCGAGGAGAACCCGCTCCGGCTGTGGACCGTGCTGGACGAGGCCGCGCTGCGCCGCGTCGTCGGCAACCGCAACCTGATGCGGGACCAGTTGGAGCAGCTCGTCGAGCAGTCCCTGCTGCCGCACGTCACCGTGCAGGTGATCCCGTTCGACATGGGCGCCCACCCGGGCCTCAACGGGCAGTACGCCATCCTGGAGTTCCCGGACGCGGCCGACTCCAGCGTCGTCTACATCGAGGGCGTCACCAGCGACCTGTATCTGGAGAAGGCGAACGACGTCCAGAAGTACAGCGTGATGTACGAGCATCTGCGGGCGCAGGCCCTGAACGTCGAGCAGTCGCGGCAGTTCATCGCGGACATCGCCAAGGAGTACGCGCGCTGA
- a CDS encoding GOLPH3/VPS74 family protein, giving the protein MGRSRRTLPEELLLLALDPATGTTAQPQSLDLGLAGAQLVELALAGRIAPDGDRIAVVAPRPTGDPTLDCALELLRRRGAPVRAVHWIGGPRLGLRQTYLSHLERCGMVAAVPGQMCGVLPTTRYQATDNDITREIRARLDSAIRTGVPPDPRTAALAALAHAVGLGKHLYPGNEGRSSRSRLRDLIRHDPMGGLVAHAVMDVQNGAAAQPRRGQAPSGRQQGPGGRPPAEPARAVPAQPRRGSMARVVAH; this is encoded by the coding sequence ATGGGCAGGAGCCGCAGAACACTTCCGGAGGAGCTTCTGCTGCTGGCGTTGGACCCGGCCACGGGTACCACCGCGCAGCCGCAGTCGCTCGACCTCGGTCTGGCCGGAGCACAGCTAGTGGAGCTGGCGCTGGCCGGACGGATAGCCCCAGACGGGGATCGTATCGCCGTGGTGGCACCACGGCCGACAGGAGATCCGACTCTGGACTGCGCGTTGGAGTTGCTGCGAAGGCGTGGCGCTCCGGTACGGGCCGTCCACTGGATCGGCGGGCCCCGGCTGGGGCTGCGCCAGACCTACCTCTCGCATCTGGAGAGGTGCGGCATGGTCGCCGCCGTGCCGGGCCAGATGTGCGGAGTGCTGCCGACGACTCGCTATCAAGCGACGGACAACGACATCACCCGCGAGATCAGGGCCCGGCTGGATTCCGCGATCCGCACCGGCGTACCGCCGGACCCGCGGACCGCGGCGCTCGCCGCCCTGGCCCACGCGGTCGGTCTCGGCAAGCACCTGTATCCGGGCAACGAGGGACGCTCCTCTCGCTCCCGGCTGCGGGATCTGATCCGGCACGACCCCATGGGCGGCCTCGTCGCGCACGCGGTGATGGACGTCCAGAACGGCGCGGCCGCCCAGCCGCGTCGCGGCCAGGCACCGTCCGGCCGGCAGCAGGGCCCCGGCGGCAGGCCGCCGGCGGAACCCGCGCGCGCCGTCCCGGCACAGCCGCGCCGAGGGTCCATGGCACGCGTCGTGGCCCACTGA
- a CDS encoding D-alanyl-D-alanine carboxypeptidase, giving the protein MARESSSRGGVDTATRVLSREDLDEAREEPAEASEETEADGDESAESSEGAEGSKGAASDREDAEGAEDAPADNDDTAEAAGDSGDSNDPEDSADEAPGKGEDRLRNAVAAWVASSDAKDASDDATSEASAKDTADEAAGADAKADSDSDTGSDSASETDADSETDADDTPAKSTGVDQATAIFRTRPAEPEKAPKASKADDNTKADADDEPAGKETPDDGKGVDQATAVFRTRPAKPHVDQPTTMLKAPKPDAPEAEASKPEGSKPEASKPGPSKPEAPDAEAPKAERTSRFVALKPDLPPAAPKAPEAPRPPADVTAAVPQIGPERTTQQPLPPKPPLDLLAELTNTPPPPETPVRTLVRRVKIWTPLVILLAIVFAIVQSVRPLPAPTLDLTAQDSFTFEGDKVDIPWPAQGQAALDVDGIGSFGSSGDQKPVPIASVAKVMTAYLILREHPLKSGAQGPKIKIDQAAEDQSKAGQESTVDVTKGDSITQREALESILIASANNVARLLARWDAGSEKDFVAKMNATAEKLGMTNTTYTDPSGLNNTTVSTAVDQVKLAKAAMKEPAFREVAAMMSYDDYKGVNHPNWNQLVGRNDVVGIKTGTTTSALGNLVFAAKKEVGGETRTIIGAVVRQPAGGPENTILSAALYGGDQLIRAAQGALEPATILKKGDVVGYVDDGLGGRTPVVATKDVTAVGWAGLKVKLTFASDEVPHTAKAGTEVGTLTVGDGSSGAVKIPVALKTDLTEPGFTDKLTRIG; this is encoded by the coding sequence ATGGCCCGTGAGTCGTCCTCGCGCGGCGGTGTGGACACGGCCACGCGGGTGCTGTCCCGCGAGGACCTGGACGAGGCGCGGGAGGAGCCGGCCGAAGCCTCGGAGGAGACCGAGGCGGACGGCGACGAGTCCGCCGAGAGCTCTGAGGGCGCCGAGGGCTCCAAGGGCGCCGCGAGCGACCGTGAGGACGCCGAGGGCGCCGAGGACGCTCCCGCCGACAACGATGACACCGCCGAGGCGGCCGGCGACTCGGGCGACTCGAACGACCCCGAGGACTCGGCCGACGAGGCCCCCGGCAAGGGCGAGGACCGGCTGAGGAACGCCGTGGCGGCCTGGGTGGCGTCCTCCGACGCCAAGGACGCCTCTGACGACGCCACGAGCGAGGCGAGCGCCAAGGACACCGCAGACGAGGCCGCGGGCGCCGACGCGAAGGCCGACTCCGACTCCGACACCGGCTCGGACTCCGCCTCCGAGACCGACGCCGACTCCGAGACCGACGCCGATGACACCCCCGCCAAGAGCACCGGCGTCGACCAGGCCACCGCGATCTTCCGCACCCGCCCCGCCGAGCCCGAGAAGGCGCCGAAGGCGTCGAAGGCCGACGACAACACGAAGGCCGACGCCGACGACGAGCCCGCCGGCAAGGAGACCCCGGACGACGGCAAGGGCGTCGACCAGGCGACCGCCGTCTTCCGGACCCGCCCCGCCAAGCCGCACGTCGACCAGCCGACCACCATGCTGAAGGCGCCCAAGCCGGACGCACCCGAGGCTGAGGCATCGAAGCCCGAGGGGTCGAAGCCCGAGGCGTCGAAGCCCGGACCTTCGAAGCCGGAGGCCCCCGACGCCGAGGCGCCGAAGGCCGAGCGCACCAGCAGGTTCGTCGCGCTCAAGCCGGACCTCCCGCCGGCGGCCCCGAAGGCGCCCGAGGCCCCCCGGCCCCCGGCCGACGTCACCGCCGCCGTCCCGCAGATCGGGCCCGAGCGCACCACCCAGCAGCCGCTGCCGCCGAAGCCCCCGCTGGACCTGCTGGCCGAGCTGACGAACACCCCGCCGCCGCCGGAGACCCCCGTGCGGACCCTGGTGCGGCGCGTGAAGATCTGGACGCCGCTGGTGATCCTGCTGGCGATCGTCTTCGCGATCGTGCAGAGCGTGCGCCCGCTCCCCGCGCCCACCCTGGACCTGACCGCGCAGGACAGCTTCACCTTCGAGGGCGACAAGGTCGACATCCCGTGGCCGGCCCAGGGCCAGGCCGCGCTGGACGTCGACGGCATCGGCAGCTTCGGCTCCTCGGGCGACCAGAAGCCCGTGCCGATCGCGAGCGTCGCCAAGGTCATGACGGCGTATCTGATCCTGCGGGAGCACCCGCTGAAGAGCGGCGCCCAGGGCCCGAAGATCAAGATCGACCAGGCCGCCGAGGACCAGTCGAAGGCGGGCCAGGAGTCCACCGTCGACGTGACGAAGGGTGACTCGATCACTCAGCGGGAGGCGCTGGAGTCCATCCTGATCGCGTCCGCGAACAACGTGGCGCGGCTCCTCGCGCGCTGGGACGCCGGTTCGGAGAAGGACTTCGTGGCGAAGATGAACGCCACCGCCGAGAAGCTCGGCATGACGAACACCACGTACACCGACCCGTCCGGTCTGAACAACACCACCGTGAGCACGGCCGTCGACCAGGTGAAGCTGGCCAAGGCCGCGATGAAGGAGCCCGCGTTCCGCGAGGTCGCCGCGATGATGTCGTACGACGACTACAAGGGCGTCAACCACCCCAACTGGAACCAGCTGGTCGGCAGGAACGACGTGGTGGGCATCAAGACCGGCACCACCACCTCCGCCCTCGGCAACCTCGTCTTCGCGGCGAAGAAGGAGGTCGGCGGCGAGACGCGCACCATCATCGGCGCCGTCGTCCGCCAGCCCGCGGGAGGCCCGGAGAACACCATCCTCAGCGCCGCCCTGTACGGCGGCGACCAGCTGATCCGGGCCGCGCAGGGCGCCCTGGAGCCGGCGACGATCCTGAAGAAGGGGGACGTCGTCGGGTATGTGGACGACGGGCTGGGCGGCCGTACCCCGGTGGTGGCCACCAAGGACGTCACGGCGGTCGGCTGGGCGGGCCTGAAGGTCAAGCTGACCTTCGCGTCCGACGAAGTCCCGCACACCGCGAAGGCCGGCACCGAGGTGGGCACGCTCACCGTCGGCGACGGCAGCAGCGGTGCGGTGAAGATCCCGGTCGCCCTCAAGACGGACCTCACCGAGCCGGGCT